One genomic window of Gallaecimonas sp. GXIMD4217 includes the following:
- the srmB gene encoding ATP-dependent RNA helicase SrmB has translation MGFRELELDPSLLTALQELNFSRPTAIQSQAIPAAMDGQDVLASSPTGTGKTAAFLLPLFQHLIDHPRRRKGPPRALVLTPTRELALQIERDAKALGGHTRIGIGSVIGGINYQIHAEQLGGEVELVIATPGRLVEYINSEVFDCGAIEVLVLDEADRMLEMGFQRDLELILGKCERRSQTLLFSATLEGPNLEAFADKALTEPVEVSAEPPRRERKKILQSVYYCDTLEHKIQLLLHHLRSEEVSKALVFLRTRDKLAELRDRLQAEGVECVWLQGEMPQDRRNNAVRRFTSGEVPVLLATDVAARGLHIEDISHVINFDMPRTADVYVHRIGRTGRAGAKGSAISLVEAHDMALLGKIERYQDEPLKKRVVEALRPKHKFSMPVKKKKPKDKKAKPNKKAKAKAAAKAKKPQEKPAKVRHRDTKNKGKPKR, from the coding sequence ATGGGTTTTCGTGAACTGGAGCTGGATCCCAGCCTGCTAACCGCCCTGCAAGAGCTGAATTTCAGCCGTCCCACCGCCATCCAGAGCCAGGCCATACCGGCCGCCATGGACGGCCAGGACGTGCTGGCCTCCAGTCCCACCGGCACCGGCAAGACCGCCGCCTTCCTGCTGCCGCTGTTCCAGCACCTGATCGATCACCCCAGGCGCCGCAAGGGACCGCCCCGGGCCCTGGTACTGACCCCGACCCGGGAGCTGGCCCTGCAGATCGAGCGCGACGCCAAGGCCCTGGGCGGCCACACCCGCATCGGCATCGGCTCGGTGATCGGCGGCATCAACTACCAGATCCACGCAGAACAGCTGGGCGGCGAGGTGGAGCTGGTCATCGCCACCCCGGGCCGGCTGGTGGAATACATCAACTCCGAGGTGTTCGATTGTGGCGCCATCGAGGTGCTGGTGCTGGACGAGGCCGACCGCATGCTGGAGATGGGCTTCCAGAGGGATCTGGAGCTGATCCTCGGCAAGTGCGAGCGCCGCAGCCAGACCCTGCTGTTCTCCGCCACCCTGGAAGGCCCCAACCTGGAAGCCTTTGCCGACAAGGCCCTCACCGAGCCGGTGGAGGTCAGCGCCGAGCCGCCGCGGCGTGAGCGCAAGAAGATCCTCCAGTCCGTCTACTACTGCGACACCCTGGAACACAAGATCCAGCTGCTGCTGCACCACTTGCGCAGCGAGGAGGTCAGCAAGGCGCTGGTGTTCCTGCGCACCCGCGACAAGCTGGCCGAGCTGCGCGACCGGCTCCAGGCCGAGGGCGTCGAGTGCGTCTGGCTGCAGGGGGAAATGCCCCAGGACAGGCGCAACAATGCCGTACGCCGCTTCACCAGTGGCGAGGTGCCGGTACTGCTGGCCACAGACGTGGCCGCCCGGGGCCTGCACATCGAAGACATCAGCCATGTGATCAACTTCGACATGCCCCGCACCGCCGACGTCTACGTGCACCGCATCGGCCGCACCGGCCGGGCCGGCGCCAAGGGCAGCGCCATCAGCCTGGTGGAAGCCCATGACATGGCGCTGCTGGGCAAGATCGAGCGCTACCAGGACGAGCCGCTGAAGAAGCGGGTGGTGGAAGCACTCAGGCCCAAGCACAAGTTCAGCATGCCGGTGAAGAAGAAAAAGCCCAAGGACAAGAAGGCCAAGCCCAACAAAAAG
- a CDS encoding methyltransferase, translating to MKVGTDGVLLGLWTAPPAQGAILDVGTGSGLVALMLAQRAPGCRVDAVELDGAAASQARANFDDSPFAGRLAVHQGAIQDFEGGPYRLLVSNPPFFHPGQQLACEKRAAARHFLALPPADFAKAAQRLLAEDGELALVLPWDEQQRWLAALDAFQLRRRCAVSTVEGRAPKRVLLQLSRLAGPLEESALALRRSDQNWTNDFLELGRDFYLHF from the coding sequence ATGAAAGTGGGCACGGACGGGGTCCTTTTGGGGCTGTGGACGGCGCCGCCGGCCCAGGGTGCCATCCTGGACGTGGGTACCGGCTCCGGCCTGGTGGCCCTGATGCTGGCCCAGCGCGCCCCGGGCTGCCGCGTCGATGCCGTGGAGCTGGACGGCGCCGCCGCCTCCCAGGCCAGGGCCAACTTCGACGACAGTCCCTTCGCCGGGCGCCTGGCGGTGCACCAGGGGGCCATCCAGGACTTCGAGGGTGGTCCCTACCGGCTGCTGGTGTCCAACCCGCCCTTCTTCCATCCCGGCCAGCAGCTGGCCTGCGAAAAACGGGCGGCGGCCAGGCACTTCTTGGCCCTGCCGCCGGCGGACTTTGCCAAGGCGGCGCAGCGTTTGCTGGCCGAGGACGGCGAGCTGGCCCTGGTGCTGCCCTGGGACGAGCAGCAGCGCTGGCTGGCCGCCCTGGACGCCTTTCAGCTGCGCCGGCGCTGCGCGGTGAGCACCGTTGAGGGCAGGGCGCCGAAGCGGGTGCTGCTGCAGCTGTCGCGCCTGGCCGGTCCCCTGGAAGAGAGCGCCCTGGCCCTGCGCAGATCCGACCAGAATTGGACAAACGATTTTCTTGAGCTCGGCCGCGATTTTTACCTCCATTTTTAG
- the brnQ gene encoding branched-chain amino acid transport system II carrier protein, with translation MNNRLSFQDVLGLGFMTFAFFLGAGNMIFPPLAGQQAAGDLLPAILGFLLTAVGMPLLTIIAVARAGGGLESLSRILPKGPALALCVALYLILGPLFATPRTGLVAFELGMVPFLDNANDTSLAFYTLGFFGLTLLLALRPGKLLDLIGKVVTPVLILLLLVIAATLAFAPLAPVGDSVEAWQTAPLTKGFLEGYMTMDTLGALMFGLVIVHALHDKGINEPRAVFGYLVKAGLIAAAGLTLVYVSLFYLGATSHEVAANPDNGGAILVAYIGALFGPVGLYLLAAVVSLACLTTAVGLTSACAEYFSDTFACLNYKVVALAVAAGSALVANVGLSTLIAISVPVLFFIYPIAIALVALKLLEPVLGNRNGAQLMVLAVTAVFATLDGVKMIGIQALEPLWARLGVLPLFDQGLGWLVPSACAMGLMALLRRAEQVKPELA, from the coding sequence GTGAACAACAGGCTTTCCTTTCAAGACGTCCTCGGCCTGGGTTTTATGACCTTCGCCTTCTTCCTGGGCGCCGGCAACATGATCTTCCCGCCCCTGGCCGGCCAACAGGCTGCCGGTGATCTGCTGCCGGCCATCCTCGGTTTCCTGCTCACCGCCGTCGGCATGCCGCTGCTGACCATCATCGCCGTGGCCCGGGCCGGCGGCGGCCTGGAGTCCCTGTCCAGGATACTGCCCAAGGGCCCGGCCCTGGCCCTGTGCGTGGCCCTGTACCTGATCCTGGGGCCGCTGTTCGCCACCCCCAGGACCGGCCTGGTGGCCTTTGAACTGGGCATGGTGCCCTTTCTGGACAACGCCAACGACACCAGCCTGGCGTTCTATACCCTGGGCTTCTTCGGCCTGACCCTGCTGCTGGCGCTGCGCCCGGGCAAGCTGCTGGATCTCATTGGCAAGGTGGTGACCCCGGTGCTGATCCTGCTGCTGTTGGTGATCGCCGCCACCCTGGCCTTCGCGCCCCTGGCGCCGGTCGGTGACAGCGTCGAGGCCTGGCAGACGGCGCCGCTGACCAAGGGCTTCCTGGAAGGCTACATGACCATGGATACCCTGGGTGCGCTGATGTTCGGCCTGGTCATAGTCCATGCCCTGCACGACAAGGGCATCAACGAACCCAGGGCGGTGTTCGGCTATCTGGTCAAGGCGGGACTGATCGCCGCCGCCGGCCTGACCCTGGTCTATGTGTCGCTGTTCTACCTGGGCGCCACCAGCCACGAGGTGGCCGCCAATCCGGACAACGGCGGCGCCATCCTGGTGGCCTACATCGGCGCGCTGTTCGGCCCGGTCGGCCTCTACCTGCTGGCGGCGGTGGTGTCCCTGGCCTGCCTGACCACGGCCGTGGGCCTGACCAGCGCCTGCGCCGAGTATTTCTCCGATACCTTCGCGTGCCTGAATTACAAGGTGGTGGCCCTGGCGGTGGCGGCCGGCTCGGCGCTGGTGGCCAACGTCGGCCTGTCCACCCTGATCGCCATCTCGGTGCCGGTGCTGTTCTTCATCTACCCCATCGCCATTGCCCTGGTGGCCCTGAAGCTGCTGGAGCCGGTGCTGGGCAACCGCAACGGCGCCCAGCTGATGGTGCTGGCGGTGACGGCCGTGTTCGCCACCCTGGATGGTGTCAAGATGATCGGCATCCAGGCCCTGGAGCCGCTCTGGGCCAGGCTTGGCGTGCTGCCCCTGTTCGACCAGGGCCTGGGCTGGCTGGTGCCAAGCGCCTGCGCCATGGGCCTGATGGCGCTGCTGCGCCGGGCCGAACAGGTCAAGCCGGAACTGGCCTGA
- the fldB gene encoding flavodoxin FldB: MRIGLFYGSTTCHTEIVAEKIRDVIGAELVTLHNIKDSPVGLMEDYDLLILGIPTWDFGQLQEDWEDHWEALLELNLAGKPVALYGMGDQLGYADWFLDAVGMLHEHLSALGVHFVGYWPTEGYDFEGSKALTEDGKQFVGLALDEDNQWKQTDERLQAWCVQVLEEAAELF, encoded by the coding sequence ATGCGCATCGGTCTTTTCTACGGCTCCACCACCTGTCACACCGAGATCGTGGCAGAAAAAATCCGTGACGTCATCGGCGCCGAACTGGTGACCCTGCATAACATCAAGGACAGCCCGGTCGGCCTGATGGAGGACTACGATCTGCTGATCCTCGGCATTCCCACCTGGGATTTCGGCCAGTTGCAGGAAGACTGGGAGGATCACTGGGAGGCGCTGCTGGAGCTGAACCTGGCCGGCAAGCCGGTGGCCCTGTACGGCATGGGCGACCAGCTCGGCTACGCCGACTGGTTCCTGGACGCCGTGGGCATGCTCCACGAACACCTGAGCGCCCTGGGCGTGCACTTCGTGGGCTACTGGCCCACCGAAGGCTACGATTTCGAGGGCTCCAAGGCCCTCACCGAGGACGGCAAGCAGTTCGTGGGCCTGGCCCTGGACGAAGACAACCAGTGGAAGCAGACCGACGAGCGCCTGCAGGCCTGGTGCGTACAGGTGCTGGAAGAGGCGGCCGAGCTGTTCTGA
- a CDS encoding methylated-DNA--[protein]-cysteine S-methyltransferase, with protein MRKSADSLTKLSAWVETPAGPVAMRELAGQVSEILLLPEPETVQWTPLGRRFEAQLVRYLQSGRADFELPLLAQGTAFQQRVWARLAELPRGETVSYGELARELGTVARALGQACRHNPHPIVVPCHLVLSASGMGGFSGQTGGAMLDFKQWLLNHEGAGRD; from the coding sequence ATGAGAAAAAGTGCCGATAGCTTAACAAAACTCAGTGCCTGGGTGGAGACGCCGGCCGGCCCGGTGGCCATGCGCGAGCTGGCCGGCCAGGTGAGCGAGATCCTGCTGCTGCCAGAGCCGGAAACGGTGCAGTGGACGCCCCTTGGCAGGCGCTTCGAGGCCCAGCTTGTTCGCTACCTTCAAAGCGGCCGGGCCGACTTCGAGCTGCCGCTGCTGGCCCAGGGCACCGCCTTCCAGCAACGGGTCTGGGCCCGCCTGGCCGAGCTGCCCAGGGGCGAGACGGTCAGCTATGGCGAGCTGGCCAGGGAGCTGGGCACCGTGGCCCGGGCCCTGGGCCAGGCCTGCCGCCACAATCCCCACCCCATAGTGGTGCCCTGCCACCTGGTGCTGAGCGCCTCCGGCATGGGCGGCTTTTCCGGCCAGACCGGCGGCGCCATGCTGGACTTCAAGCAGTGGCTGCTGAACCACGAAGGGGCCGGCCGTGACTGA
- the xerD gene encoding site-specific tyrosine recombinase XerD, whose translation MTEAVKDFLQALWLEEGLSEQTRGSYGRDLALLSAWGRERGLAMETLTTDDLRHYLDWRLERGYKASSTARCLSALRRFYGYLVREKHRGEDPTTPLLRPKISRALPKTLSEAQVLALLDAPDTETPLGLRDRAMLELLYATGLRVSELVTLERDGINLRQGLVRVLGKGSKERIVPMGEEAVHWLQRFLRYGRPALIQDGDVLFPSQRGRMMTRQTFWHRIKLYAQQVGIDKDRLSPHVLRHAFATHLVNHGADLRVVQLLLGHSDLSTTQIYTQVARERLKQLHGQHHPRG comes from the coding sequence GTGACTGAGGCGGTCAAGGATTTCCTGCAGGCGCTGTGGCTGGAGGAGGGCCTCAGCGAGCAGACCCGTGGCAGCTATGGCCGGGATCTGGCCCTGCTGTCGGCCTGGGGCCGGGAAAGGGGACTCGCCATGGAGACCCTGACCACCGACGATCTGCGCCACTACCTAGACTGGCGCCTGGAGCGGGGCTACAAGGCCAGCAGCACCGCCCGCTGCCTGTCCGCCCTGCGCCGCTTCTACGGCTACCTGGTGCGGGAGAAGCACCGCGGCGAAGATCCCACGACGCCCCTGCTCAGGCCCAAGATAAGCCGGGCCCTGCCCAAGACGCTGTCCGAGGCCCAGGTGCTGGCGCTGCTTGACGCCCCCGACACCGAGACGCCCCTTGGCCTGCGCGACCGGGCCATGCTGGAGCTGCTCTACGCCACCGGGCTGCGGGTGTCGGAGCTGGTGACCCTGGAGCGGGACGGCATCAACCTGCGCCAGGGCCTGGTGCGGGTGCTGGGCAAGGGCAGCAAGGAGCGCATCGTGCCCATGGGCGAGGAGGCGGTGCACTGGCTGCAGCGCTTCCTCAGGTACGGCCGGCCGGCGTTGATCCAGGACGGCGACGTGCTCTTTCCCTCCCAGCGGGGCAGGATGATGACCCGCCAGACCTTCTGGCACCGTATCAAGCTCTATGCCCAGCAGGTGGGCATCGACAAGGACAGGCTGTCGCCCCATGTGCTGCGCCACGCCTTCGCCACCCACCTGGTCAACCACGGCGCCGATCTCAGGGTGGTGCAGCTGTTGCTGGGCCACTCGGATCTGTCCACCACCCAGATCTACACCCAGGTGGCTCGGGAGCGGCTCAAGCAGCTGCACGGCCAGCATCATCCCCGCGGCTGA